The Cervus canadensis isolate Bull #8, Minnesota chromosome 24, ASM1932006v1, whole genome shotgun sequence nucleotide sequence aacatacaggctgcccaaagtcacacctaacacatagacccatctcaaaactcattactgggcactccattgcactccagagagaagaaatccagttccatgcaccagaacactgacgcaaacTTCCCTAagcaggaaaccttgacaagccaatcgtccaaccccacccactaggtgaaacctccacattaaaaaggaaccaaagaccaccagaatacagaaagcctactccagacacagcaatctaaacaagatgaaaaggcagagaaatacccaacaggtaaaggaacatgaaaaatgcccaccaagtcaaacaaaagaggaggagatagggaatctacctgaaaaagaatttagaataatgataataaaaatgatccagaatcttgaaaacaaaatggagttacagataaatagcctggagacaaagattgagaacatgcaaaaaatgtttaataaggacctagaagaaataagaaagagtcaattaaaaataaataatgcggGTGGGGGACCTCGGCGCTGGCAAGAGCCGAGCGGCAGGGGGCTCCCCTCCCCCGCTGCCGGGCGGTGATTTGCAGGGCCTGCTGAgcaccccccgcccaccccctcgCCTCAGCCGCCGCGTCAACGCTTCCCCTCGTCGGAGCAGCTGCTCAtccgcccgcccgcccggctCCAGAGGTCTGCCCGCGGGGGGGCGGCCTCCCGGCATCTTAGCGGCACCCAAGGGCGACCAGGAAGGGGAGCGGCCGGGATGGCGAGTCCACGGCCCCGCGAGTACAAGGCGGGTGACCTGGTCCTCGCCAAGATGGAGGGCTCCCCGCACTGGCCCACCCGGATCGATGAACTCCCAGAGGGAGCTGTGAAGCCTCCAGCCAATAAGTACCCTATCTTCTCTTTTGGCACCCATGAAACTGCTTTTCTAGGTCCCAAAGACCTCTTCCCTTATAAGGAATACAAAGACAAGTTTGGAAAATCAAACAAACGGAAAGGATTTAATGAAGGATTGTGGGAAATAGAAAATAACCCAGGAGTAAAGTTTACTGGATACCAGGCAATTCAGCAACAGAGCTCTTCAGAAACCGAGGGAGAAGGTGGGAATACCACTGACGCAAGCAGTGAGGAAGAAGGCGACAGAGTAGaggaagatggaaaaggcaaaagaaagagtgaaaaagcaggctcaAAGCGGAAAAAGTCATACACTTCAAAGAAATCCTCTAAACAGTCCCGGAAATCTCCAGGAGACGAAGATGACAAGGActgcaaagaagaagaaaataaaagcagctcTGAGGGTGGAGATGCCGGCAATGACACAAGAAACACAACTTCAGACTTGCAAAAAACCAGTGAAGGGACCTAACTATCATAATGAATGCTGCATACTAAGAAAACCACAAGAAGGTTATACGTTTGGTTGTCCAATATTCTCGGATTTGATATGAACCAACACATAGTCCTTGTTGTCATTGCCAGAACCCCAGTTTGTATGTACATTATTCACATTCCTCTCTGatgtgtttgggggaaaaaaagacattttagccTTTTTTAAGGTTATTGACTTAATTTCATGTTATTTGGTTGCATGAAGTTGCCCTTAACCACGAAGGATTATCAAGATTTTTGCACAAGCTCATACAAGTCTAGGATCCTTTATCAAGGCAGTTATGTTCATCACTCTTCTGCCTTTTACTTCACCATCACCAAACAC carries:
- the LOC122426271 gene encoding hepatoma-derived growth factor-related protein 3-like is translated as MASPRPREYKAGDLVLAKMEGSPHWPTRIDELPEGAVKPPANKYPIFSFGTHETAFLGPKDLFPYKEYKDKFGKSNKRKGFNEGLWEIENNPGVKFTGYQAIQQQSSSETEGEGGNTTDASSEEEGDRVEEDGKGKRKSEKAGSKRKKSYTSKKSSKQSRKSPGDEDDKDCKEEENKSSSEGGDAGNDTRNTTSDLQKTSEGT